One genomic segment of Brassica napus cultivar Da-Ae chromosome A3, Da-Ae, whole genome shotgun sequence includes these proteins:
- the LOC106443198 gene encoding rop guanine nucleotide exchange factor 10-like, producing MDPRCGWSKLSWPRSFSFKKMFDGRNKGHSSFPSRRDSKQIPEQELTIRGMNPASSSRRGKQARTSDMEMMRERFAKLLLGEDMSGGEKGVTSALALSNAITNLADSMFGEHMKLQPMDLKRKKIWRKEMNWLLSVVDHIVQFVPSKQVAKTGDFTEIMVTKKRDDLLMNIPALRKLDSVLLETLDKFKDHKDFWYVQKDVENTENNGNWRKDENWLLPVVKVPPDGLSEESRKFLRSQKESVAQVLKAATAINALVLSEMHIPDNYIDSLPKKGKTSLGDLLYKSITDEYFDPGYFLSSCDLSTKHKVLDLKNRIEASMVIWKRKMNHKEQWGSFVSLEKRELFEVRVETILAMLKQKFPKILQSSLEISKIKNNKDVGHAILESYSRVLESLAAKIMSRIEDVLEADVLVHIQLMETERKFESDAEPEYEKTEKVALAVTPKSTKLTDLIGWRFSSDTEQSSTSDIELFHEAEQEKEIMKSPIRVQPMKLSYLAKLENLRSPSERH from the exons ATGGACCCCCGTTGCGGATGGTCTAAACTAAGCTGGCCAAGATCTTTCAGTTTTAAAAAGATGTTTGATGGTCGGAACAAAGGACATTCATCCTTCCCTTCTCGCAGGGACTCCAAGCAAATCCCTGAGCAGGAACTGACCATACGTGGGATGAATCCTGCATCATCATCTCGTAGAGGCAAACAAGCTAGGACATCAG ACATGGAAATGATGAGGGAAAGATTCGCAAAACTACTGCTTGGAGAGGACATGTCAGGTGGTGAGAAAGGCGTGACCTCTGCATTAGCTCTGTCAAATGCCATCACCAACCTCGCTG ATTCGATGTTTGGAGAGCACATGAAATTGCAGCCTATGGatctgaagagaaaaaaaatttggaggAAAGAAATGAATTGGTTACTATCTGTGGTTGATCACATTGTCCAGTTCGTTCCTTCTAAACAAGTGGCCAAAACTGGGGATTTCACTGAG ATCatggtgacaaaaaaaagagatgatcTGCTGATGAACATTCCAGCCTTGCGCAAGCTTGACTCGGTTCTTCTC GAGACTTTGGACAAGTTCAAGGATCATAAAGACTTTTGGTATGTCCAAAAAGATGTTGAGAATACAGAGAACAATGGAAACTGGAGGAAGGATGAGAACTGGTTGTTACCAGTTGTTAAGGTCCCACCGGATGGTTTGTCTGAGGAATCACGTAAATTTCTCCGTAGTCAGAAAGAATCTGTGGCACAAGTCCTTAAAGCCGCCACAGCCATCAATGCTCTAGTATTGTCTGAAATGCACATTCCTGACAACTACATTGACTCTCTTCCAAAG AAGGGGAAGACAAGCCTGGGGGATTTGCTTTACAAGAGTATAACAGATGAATACTTTGATCCTGGCTACTTTCTTTCTTCCTGTGATTTGTCAACGAAACACAAAGTTCTGGATCTAAAGAACAGGATTGAAGCTTCCATGGTGATCTGGAAGAGAAAGATGAACCATAAAGAGCAGTGGGGATCCTTTGTTAGCTTAGAGAAGAGGGAGCTTTTCGAGGTCCGAGTTGAGACCATTTTGGCTATGCTCAAACAAAAGTTCCCTAAGATTCTACAATCCTCACTTGAAATCTCCAAGATTAAAAACAACaag GATGTGGGACATGCTATTTTGGAGAGCTATTCAAGGGTATTAGAAAGCCTGGCTGCGAAGATAATGTCAAGAATAGAGGATGTTCTTGAAGCTGATGTGCTAGTTCACATACAGCTGATGGAGACAGAGAGAAAATTTGAAAGCGACGCAGAACCAGAATATGAGAAAACCGAAAAGGTGGCTTTAGCAGTAACGCCAAAGTCAACGAAACTTACGGACTTGATAGGATGGAGATTTTCATCAGATACGGAGCAAAGTTCGACGAGTGATATAGAGCTATTCCATGAAGCTGAGCAGGAGAAGGAGATTATGAAGTCTCCAATTAGAGTTCAACCAATGAAACTCTCATATCTTGCAAAGTTAGAGAACTTGAGAAGCCCGAGTGAGAGACACTGA